A single genomic interval of Gossypium raimondii isolate GPD5lz chromosome 11, ASM2569854v1, whole genome shotgun sequence harbors:
- the LOC105804207 gene encoding wall-associated receptor kinase-like 22: MTKIGPKEAKMVVIIASSFTFLLLLIINIALVLATTSTAISGAKDWCKDSCGNVSVPYPFGIGPDCFLNSWFEVSCNESSTPPTILKKINMEVFNFSYDLGYGWEYLRVKSPVILHNCSGRERETKNQTVHLTGSPFFYSGRNKFIAAGCNNKALIAGIKPRIVGCESTCNGDTLFGTSNPNKTCNGSTCCETVIPSYLQTFNASFESKTSSGPQGCKLAFVVDEEWLNFNITNPSDLLNMDSVPALIDWALPNGSTPLISSESVQSYVMYTSESSNISWRYVCSDGYRGNPYLPIGCQDIDECEEERHKISCGDATCVNVPGFYRCEGSKTWIIALGVGVGCGVLSLVMGGWWLYKLLKKRRNVKLKKKFFKRNGGLLLQQQMYSHEGSLEKTKIFTSKELDKATNNFNNNRVVGQGGQGTVYKGMLADGRIVAVKKSIAMVVEEVEHFINEVVILSQVNHRNVVKLLGCCLETEVPLLVYEFISNGTLFQYLHDKSEEFPLSWETRLRIAKETAEALWYLHSSASIPIYHRDIKSSNILLDEKFKAKVSDFGTSRSISIDQTHLTTHVQGTFGYLDPEYFQSSQFTEKSDVYSFGVVLVELLTGERPIFSLEREKEGRSLATHFISSMEENRVMEIVDARVVGQAKDDELMMVAKLAYRCLSLSGKKRPTMKEVAIQLDQILPLLKDSNVDHHHNQEEIVDLKLDLPFPWDSTSSSINSSFFSRNICSIEKEPLV; this comes from the exons atgaccaaaataggacCAAAAGAAGCAAAAATGGTTGTGATAATTGCTTCAAGTTTCACTTTCTTGCTTTTGCTAATTATCAACATAGCATTAGTATTAGCAACTACTTCTACAGCTATTTCTGGAGCAAAAGATTGGTGCAAAGACAGCTGCGGAAATGTTAGCGTTCCCTACCCTTTTGGAATTGGACCCGATTGTTTCCTGAATTCTTGGTTTGAGGTCTCTTGCAATGAATCTTCAACCCCTccaacaattttgaaaaaaataaatatggaagTCTTCAATTTTTCTTATGATCTTGGCTATGGTTGGGAGTACCTTCGCGTGAAGAGTCCAGTGATTCTACACAATTGTTCAGGCAGGGAAAGAGAAACCAAAAACCAAACGGTGCATTTAACAGGTAGCCCTTTCTTCTATTCAGGGAGGAACAAATTTATAGCTGCAGGTTGCAACAACAAAGCTTTAATTGCAGGAATTAAGCCTAGAATTGTTGGGTGTGAATCAACTTGTAATGGCGATACACTCTTTGGTACCTCTAATCCTAACAAAACTTGTAATGGTAGTACATGCTGCGAGACTGTAATACCATCGTATCTCCAAACATTCAACGCCAGCTTTGAGAGCAAAACCTCATCAGGGCCACAAGGATGCAAGTTAGCCTTTGTGGTAGATGAAGAATGGTTGAACTTCAATATAACAAACCCTTCTGATTTGCTGAATATGGACAGTGTTCCAGCTTTGATTGATTGGGCACTACCCAATGGATCAACACCACTTATTTCAAGTGAAAGTGTACAGTCATATGTTATGTATACTTCTGAAAGCTCAAACATCTCATGGCGATATGTTTGTAGTGATGGTTATCGGGGGAATCCGTATCTCCCTATTGGATGCCAAG atattgATGAATGTGAGGAAGAACGTCACAAGATATCTTGTGGGGACGCAACCTGTGTAAATGTACCAGGGTTTTATCGATGTGAAGGAAGTAAAACTTGGATTATTGCTTTAG GTGTTGGTGTAGGTTGTGGAGTTTTGTCCTTAGTTATGGGTGGATGGTGGTTATACAAGCTTTTAAAGAAAAGGAGGAATGTGAAGCTCAAGAAAAAGTTCTTTAAACGAAATGGTGGATTGTTGTTACAACAACAAATGTATTCACACGAAGGTAGTTTGGAGAAAACCAAGATATTTACCTCCAAGGAGTTGGATAAAGCAACAAATAACTTCAACAATAATAGAGTAGTTGGGCAAGGTGGGCAAGGCACTGTTTACAAAGGAATGTTAGCTGATGGAAGGATCGTAGCAGTAAAAAAGTCCATAGCAATGGTTGTAGAGGAAGTCGAACACTTCATTAATGAAGTTGTTATCCTTTCTCAAGTTAATCATAGAAATGTGGTCAAACTATTAGGATGTTGCTTGGAAACTGAGGTTCCATTACTGGTTTATGAGTTCATTTCCAATGGTACACTTTTCCAATATCTGCATGACAAAAGTGAGGAGTTCCCATTATCATGGGAAACACGACTAAGAATTGCCAAAGAAACGGCCGAAGCCCTTTGGTATTTACACTCTTCTGCCTCCATTCCGATTTATCATCGAGATATCAAGTCCTCAAATATCTTGTTAGATGAAAAGTTCAAGGCAAAGGTTTCAGATTTTGGAACATCAAGATCGATTTCTATTGATCAAACTCACTTGACCACGCATGTGCAGGGTACATTCGGGTACTTAGACCCGGAATATTTCCAATCAAGTCAATTCACAGAAAAAAGTGATGTCTACAGTTTCGGAGTTGTACTTGTGGAGTTACTAACCGGCGAAAGGCCAATTTTTTCTCtagaaagggaaaaagaaggTAGAAGTTTGGCCACACATTTCATTTCTTCAATGGAAGAAAATCGAGTGATGGAAATTGTTGATGCTCGAGTAGTTGGGCAAGCAAAAGATGATGAGTTAATGATGGTAGCCAAACTTGCATACCGATGCTTGAGCTTGAGTGGAAAGAAGCGACCAACAATGAAAGAGGTTGCAATTCAGTTAGACCAGATTCTGCCATTGCTAAAGGATTCAAATGTTGATCATCATCACAACCAGGAAGAGATTGTCGATTTAAAATTGGATTTACCTTTCCCTTGGGATTCCACTTCTTCTTCaataaattcaagttttttCTCTAGAAATATTTGTTCCATAGAAAAGGAACCACTAGTTTAA